A genomic window from Triticum urartu cultivar G1812 chromosome 7, Tu2.1, whole genome shotgun sequence includes:
- the LOC125520234 gene encoding signal peptide peptidase-like 5, with translation MAASAVLAVLLASALAGAAAGGDIVHQDDQAPKIPGCNNDFVLVKVQSWVGGNEGDEFVGVGARFGPKIVSKEKQATREPLTLADPIHACAPPKNKLVSGGVLLVERGKCKFTKKAKLAEAAGASGILIINSVTELYKMVCEKNETELDIHIPAVLLPKDAGQALRSLLTANTSSVGVQLYSPDRPVVDTAEVFLWLMAVGTVLCASYWSAWSAREAVTEQEKLLKDGHEVSLIVEGGGSSGIVDINVISAMMFVVVASCFLIMLYKLMSAWFIDLLVVIFCIGGVEGLQTCLVAVLSRWFTSAAGSFVKVPFFGAISYLTMAISPFCVVFAVLWAIYRQFPYAWIAQDILGIALIVTVIQIVRVPNLKVGSVLLSCAFLYDIFWVFVSKSLFHESVMIAVARGDNTDEDGVPMLLKIPRMFDPWGGYSIIGFGDILLPGLVVAFALRYDWAAKKSLRSGYFLWSASAYGTGLLITYVALNLMDGHGQPALLYIVPFTLGTLMSLGWKRGELRNLWFKGEPERVCTHQGYLQMAKPPPAAAAAHDNEDDEDDHEEEGKNTPSSSC, from the exons ATGGCGGCGTCGGCGGTGCTGGCGGTGCTGCTGGCGTCGGCGCTGGcgggggcggcggccggcggcgacaTCGTCCACCAggacgaccaagcccccaagatCCCCGGCTGCAACAACGACTTCGTCCTC GTCAAAGTGCAAAGCTGGGTGGGCGGCAACGAGGGCGACGAGTTCGTGGGCGTCGGCGCACGCTTCGGCCCCAAGATCGTCTCCAAGGAGAAGCAGGCCACCCGGGAGCCGCTCACCCTCGCCGACCCCATCCACGCCTGCGCCCCTCCCAAAAACAAG CTGGTCTCCGGAGGCGTCCTCCTGGTCGAGAGGGGGAAATGCAAGTTCACCAAGAAGGCCAAGCTCGCCGAGGCCGCCGGCGCTTCCGGGATACTCATCATAAACTCTGTCACCG AGCTGTACAAGATGGTCTGCGAAAAGAACGAAACAGAGCTTGACATACACATACCCGCAGTTCTCTTGCCCAAAGACGCGGGCCAGGCTCTGCGTTCGCTTCTTACAGCTAATACATCATCAG TTGGTGTGCAGCTATACTCTCCAGATCGCCCCGTAGTCGATACGGCGGAGGTGTTCCTCTGGCTCATGGCCGTCGGCACCGTCCTCTGCGCGTCCTACTGGTCAGCATGGAGTGCCAGAGAAGCCGTTACCGAACAGGAGAAGCTCCTGAAG GATGGACATGAAGTTTCACTGATTGTTGAGGGTGGAGGTTCTAGTGGCATCGTGGACATCAACGTGATATCGGCCATGATGTTTGTTGTGGTCGCGTCGTGCTTCCTGATAATGCTTTACAAGCTCATGTCCGCCTGGTTTATCGATCTACTGGTTGTGATCTTCTGCATCGGAGGTGTAGAG GGCCTGCAAACATGCTTGGTGGCTGTATTATCAAG ATGGTTTACATCTGCTGCGGGATCTTTTGTGAAAGTGCCCTTCTTTGGAGCAATCTCATACCTTACAATGGCAATATCCCCATTTTGCGTTGTGTTTGCTGTTCTGTGGGCTATTTACCGTCAGTTCCCCTACGCTTGGATCGCCCAAGATATCCTT GGCATTGCGCTGATAGTCACTGTCATCCAAATCGTCAGAGTACCTAACCTCAAG GTCGGTTCAGTTCTTCTGAGCTGTGCGTTCCTGTATGATATCTTCTGGGTGTTTGTCTCCAAGAGTTTGTTCCATGAGAGCGTGATGATTGCG GTTGCTCGTGGTGACAATACCGACGAAGACGGTGTGCCCATGCTGCTAAAGATCCCGCGGATGTTCGACCCGTGGGGCGGGTACAGCATCATTGGGTTTGGCGACATCCTTCTTCCTGGCCTGGTTGTTGCATTTGCGTTAAG GTATGACTGGGCTGCGAAGAAGAGCCTGCGATCTGGCTACTTCCTGTGGTCGGCGTCGGCCTACGGCACCG GGCTCCTGATCACGTACGTGGCGCTGAACCTGATGGACGGGCACGGGCAGCCGGCGCTGCTCTACATCGTGCCTTTCACCCTAG GGACGCTGATGTCGCTGGGGTGGAAGAGGGGGGAGCTGCGGAACCTGTGGTTCAAGGGTGAGCCGGAGCGCGTGTGCACCCATCAGGGCTACCTGCAGATGGCCAAGcctcctcctgctgctgctgccgcccaTGATAATGAGGATGATGAGGATGACCATGAGGAGGAGGGCAAGAACACACCATCATCGTCTTGTTAG
- the LOC125525840 gene encoding uncharacterized protein LOC125525840, giving the protein MASRGESQTGRCTRLAAQHYSENHDVDLTDLDPVDSHAFSCRWVDAGDNRLCFHVNFRADAGPHGTQLFFAEVLGDGPPKSVQHCVMLGGQSTWSTNNCTFCSGICHPKASGTFDFGRK; this is encoded by the exons ATGGCGTCTAGAGGTGAGAGCCAGACGGGGCGCTGCACCAGGCTCGCAGCCCAGCACTACAGCGAAAATCAT GATGTTGATCTCACGGATCTGGACCCGGTGGACAGCCACGCCTTCTCCTGCCGGTGGGTGGACGCCGGCGACAACCGGCTCTGCTTCCATGTCAACTTCAGGGCCGATGCGGGGCCCCACGGGACACAACTCTTCTTCGCCGAGGTCCTCGGCGACGGCCCCCCAAAGTCGGTGCAGCACTGTGTCATGCTAGGAGGACAATCCA CTTGGTCAACAAACAATTGCACGTTTTGCTCCGGTATCTGCCACCCTAAAGCAAGCGGCACCTTTGACTTTGGCCGCAAGTGA
- the LOC125520198 gene encoding uncharacterized protein LOC125520198 produces MGLKAAVFLSVPAAVTPLPTTLHRHHLPPSSYSSSRGSSASASRISAAVMATAVQPAVVVGGGRVGQALLSMGPSSGDLLLRRGEALPPAAPAGPILVCTRNDDLDGVLDATPKSRWPDLVFFQNGMLDPWLESKGLAGANQVLAYFAVSKLGEPPVDGITDANPEGLTAALGNWAPAVAARLQNGGLTCKVLDKDAFEKQMLEKLIWISAFMLVGARHPGATVGAVEKEYRSEVSSLIAELASAAAAERGLSFDDGMEERLCAYSRAVAHFPTAVKEFKWRNGWFYSLTEKALAQGKPDPCPLHTAWLKEIKVI; encoded by the exons ATGGGCCTCAAAGCCGCCGTCTTTCTCTCCGTCCCCGCCGCCGTCACGCCGCTACCTACTACactccaccgccaccacctcccccccTCCTCCTACTCCTCCTCCAGGGGCAGCAGCGCGTCCGCCTCCCGGATTTCAGCAGCGGTCATGGCCACGGCGGTGCAGCCGGCGGTGGTGGTGGGCGGCGGCCGGGTGGGCCAGGCGCTGCTCTCCATGGGCCCCTCCTCCGGGGACCTACTCCTCCGCCGCGGCGAGGCGCTCCCGCCCGCCGCGCCGGCCGGGCCCATCCTGGTCTGCACCCGCAACGACGACCTCGACGGCGTGCTCGACGCCACCCCCAAATCCCGGTGGCCCGACCTGGTCTTCTTCCAGAACGGGATGCTGGACCCGTGGCTGGAGAGCAAGGGCCTCGCCGGCGCCAACCAGGTGCTCGCCTACTTCGCCGTCTCCAAGCTCGGGGAGCCCCCCGTCGACGGCATCACCGACGCCAACCCGGAGGGCCTCACCGCCGCCTTGGGCAACTGGGCACCCGCCGTCGCCGCCAGGCTCCAGAACGGAGGCCTCACCTGCAAG GTGCTTGACAAGGACGCCTTCGAGAAGCAAATGCTGGAGAAGCTCATCTGGATTTCAGCCTTCATGCTCGTCGGAGCTCGCCATCCAGGGGCCACTGTGGGTGCTGTTGAAAAGGAATACCGATCCGAG GTATCCAGCCTCATTGCTGAACTAGCATCTGCCGCGGCTGCGGAGCGGGGGCTTTCTTTCGACGACGGCATGGAAGAGAGGCTCTGCGCCTACTCCAGAGCCGTGGCGCACTTCCCGACCGCTGTCAAAGAG TTCAAGTGGAGGAACGGTTGGTTCTACTCGCTCACCGAGAAGGCCCTCGCGCAAGGGAAGCCTGATCCATGCCCGCTCCACACAGCTTGGCTCAAGGAGATTAAGGTCATATAG